The Methanoplanus sp. FWC-SCC4 genome has a window encoding:
- a CDS encoding M24 family metallopeptidase, which yields MNFPDRPLEAAGAEAYVLYSSSDDPDMRYLTGFETGDPVFYIKKKGRKGTLVVPQMEAERAVSESHCDVVTRGDAGFFDYLKEEKDPAKATAKMVAALAGGDILVPRTFPLYLAREMERLCKINIDKGTVSGMRAVKTPDEADFIRHSQKITEDAISFAVSLIKSASAKTGELEINETPLTSDYLRNEIHCYLLKRGLLARDTIVSCGPETSMPHCKGSGVLVENEPIMIDLFPQDTKTGYYADMTRTFVRGEPDGEIKNMFSVVREAKVLGKSMIREGVSGSAVHNAVVSHFEGSGYKTGTEGFIHSLGHGVGMAVHEEPSLSPSGKELLAGNVVTVEPGLYYRSTGGIRLEDMGLVLKEGFDCFTKYKDELII from the coding sequence ATGAATTTTCCTGACAGGCCACTTGAAGCGGCGGGCGCAGAGGCTTATGTTCTGTATTCATCATCTGATGATCCTGATATGAGATATCTGACAGGCTTTGAGACCGGTGATCCCGTTTTTTACATAAAGAAAAAAGGAAGAAAGGGAACACTTGTTGTGCCGCAGATGGAGGCTGAAAGAGCCGTATCTGAATCTCACTGTGATGTGGTGACACGCGGCGATGCAGGATTTTTTGATTATTTAAAAGAAGAAAAAGACCCTGCAAAAGCCACAGCAAAAATGGTGGCGGCGCTTGCAGGAGGGGATATTCTTGTGCCCCGCACATTCCCTCTCTATCTTGCACGCGAAATGGAGAGATTGTGCAAAATCAATATTGACAAAGGAACGGTATCGGGGATGCGTGCCGTAAAAACTCCTGATGAAGCTGATTTCATCAGGCATTCCCAGAAAATAACAGAGGATGCAATATCCTTTGCAGTATCCCTGATAAAAAGTGCCTCCGCTAAAACGGGGGAACTTGAAATCAACGAAACCCCTCTGACTTCAGACTATCTCAGAAATGAGATCCACTGTTATCTCTTAAAAAGAGGGCTTCTTGCAAGGGATACAATCGTATCATGCGGGCCGGAGACATCGATGCCGCACTGCAAAGGTTCGGGTGTCCTTGTCGAAAACGAACCGATAATGATAGACCTCTTTCCGCAGGATACAAAAACCGGATACTATGCCGATATGACAAGAACATTTGTCCGCGGCGAACCAGACGGGGAAATAAAAAACATGTTCTCCGTTGTCAGGGAAGCAAAAGTTCTCGGGAAAAGCATGATACGCGAGGGTGTGTCGGGAAGCGCTGTCCACAACGCAGTGGTGTCACATTTTGAGGGTTCAGGCTACAAAACCGGCACGGAAGGTTTCATTCACAGTCTGGGGCACGGAGTTGGCATGGCGGTTCATGAAGAGCCTTCACTATCGCCGTCCGGAAAAGAGCTCCTGGCCGGAAATGTCGTAACTGTTGAACCGGGACTCTACTATCGCAGCACAGGCGGTATAAGGCTTGAAGATATGGGCCTCGTTTTAAAAGAGGGCTTTGACTGTTTTACAAAATACAAGGATGAACTGATAATATGA
- a CDS encoding META domain-containing protein, whose protein sequence is MKLNPVLILIALLGTGIFITGCTTEDKNGEQPGLKSTTWHLTGYKDEGGEYQPLISGTEISLIILTDGKISGSAGCNGYGGIYTVEENKISFQNIYSTEIYCAIPIGTMEQETWYLTSLRDSSSYQIQNGKLDIMNENGETILTYENRIQKI, encoded by the coding sequence ATGAAACTTAATCCGGTGCTGATACTTATAGCACTTTTAGGAACGGGTATTTTCATAACAGGGTGCACTACCGAAGACAAAAACGGCGAACAGCCCGGACTAAAAAGCACAACATGGCACCTCACCGGATACAAAGACGAGGGAGGGGAATATCAGCCCCTCATTTCAGGAACGGAAATCTCACTCATCATCCTCACTGACGGGAAGATATCAGGCTCCGCCGGATGCAACGGTTACGGCGGAATATACACGGTAGAGGAAAACAAAATCTCTTTTCAAAATATCTACTCAACTGAAATCTACTGCGCAATACCAATCGGGACAATGGAGCAGGAAACCTGGTATCTTACCAGTTTGAGGGATTCATCATCATATCAGATTCAAAACGGCAAACTCGACATCATGAATGAAAACGGTGAGACAATTCTCACTTATGAAAACAGGATACAAAAAATATAA
- a CDS encoding 4Fe-4S binding protein, with product MSAKLAISRPKKGACGNTGSWRTFKPVVDREKCNSCGNCYRFCPDAAITTDFEIDYDFCKGCGICAEVCPKKAISMVREED from the coding sequence ATGAGTGCAAAACTTGCAATTTCAAGACCAAAGAAGGGAGCCTGTGGAAACACCGGTTCCTGGAGGACATTCAAACCTGTTGTGGACAGGGAAAAATGCAACAGCTGCGGCAACTGTTACCGTTTCTGCCCTGATGCCGCAATAACCACAGATTTTGAGATAGACTATGATTTCTGCAAGGGTTGCGGAATCTGTGCAGAGGTCTGTCCGAAAAAAGCCATCTCGATGGTCAGGGAAGAAGATTAA
- a CDS encoding 2-oxoacid:acceptor oxidoreductase family protein produces the protein MYEIRLHSRGGQGGVTAAKLLANAAFLDGKHATATPLYGAERRGAPVVSFIRIDDHPIRVYSQIRKPDLVIVLDPSIMQTVDVLNGIKPDGEVLINSPHPVEMEGHKVYSADLTGVALSLDLVIAGNPILNTPLLGAIAKVGLVSRESVREAISGVFKDERNTEAALKAYEELVL, from the coding sequence ATGTATGAGATAAGACTCCATTCACGCGGAGGTCAGGGCGGTGTAACAGCCGCAAAACTTCTTGCAAATGCTGCTTTCCTTGACGGAAAGCATGCCACTGCGACACCTCTTTACGGTGCCGAGAGACGCGGTGCTCCGGTTGTATCCTTCATAAGAATCGATGATCATCCAATCAGGGTGTACTCACAGATCAGAAAGCCTGATCTTGTTATTGTCCTTGATCCAAGCATCATGCAGACTGTTGACGTTTTAAACGGCATTAAGCCGGACGGAGAGGTTTTAATAAACAGCCCTCATCCTGTTGAAATGGAAGGCCACAAGGTTTACAGTGCTGATCTTACCGGTGTTGCACTTTCACTTGACCTTGTCATTGCCGGAAACCCAATCCTGAATACCCCGCTTCTGGGAGCAATTGCAAAGGTCGGTCTCGTTTCCCGTGAATCAGTGAGGGAGGCGATCTCAGGAGTGTTTAAGGATGAGAGAAATACCGAGGCAGCCTTAAAGGCATATGAGGAGCTGGTGTTATGA
- the porA gene encoding pyruvate ferredoxin oxidoreductase, with protein MLTISTGNKAVATAVKDAKPVVVAAYPITPQTEIVEEIANYVSSGQLDARYIPVESEHSSMAACIGSSATGVRTFTATSSHGLVYMCEMLHMSAGARLPIVMANANRALGPGWNIGAEHSDSISMRDTGWLQVYVSTVQEAYDTTLMAFRIAEHDDVSLPVMINLDGFLLTHITQSLETVEPGDYIPPIKLAHAIDIDNPGGYGTLTPPSEHFKFRHDIQRGMNDSVAVIGEAHSEFEKRFGRSYGMYEEYMTEDAEVVIVAMGTLGKEMEVAADILRKEGIRVGTVRVRWFRPFPDLKGVLLGKEVVVIDRDYSFGYGGVLANEIRSKTGCNPFSVIAGLGGQEVTFDDIAGFVRHRKEGGEEWFGVSE; from the coding sequence ATGCTGACAATTTCAACCGGAAACAAGGCTGTTGCAACGGCTGTAAAGGATGCAAAACCTGTCGTTGTTGCGGCATATCCTATCACTCCGCAGACAGAGATTGTGGAAGAGATTGCAAACTATGTAAGCTCAGGTCAGCTCGATGCACGCTATATCCCTGTTGAGTCAGAACATTCATCAATGGCTGCGTGCATTGGTTCTTCCGCAACAGGCGTCAGGACGTTTACCGCAACAAGTTCACACGGACTTGTGTATATGTGCGAGATGCTTCACATGTCAGCGGGAGCACGCCTCCCTATTGTAATGGCAAATGCGAACCGTGCCCTTGGTCCAGGATGGAATATCGGTGCTGAACACTCCGATTCTATCTCAATGAGGGATACCGGATGGCTTCAGGTATATGTGTCGACTGTTCAGGAGGCATATGATACCACACTGATGGCATTCCGTATTGCAGAGCATGATGATGTTTCCCTGCCTGTGATGATCAATCTTGACGGATTCCTTTTAACACACATTACCCAGTCGCTTGAGACAGTTGAGCCGGGGGACTACATCCCGCCGATCAAACTGGCGCATGCAATTGATATAGACAATCCTGGCGGATACGGTACACTCACACCTCCATCAGAGCACTTTAAATTCCGTCATGACATCCAGCGTGGAATGAACGATTCCGTGGCAGTTATCGGGGAAGCTCATAGCGAGTTTGAAAAGCGCTTTGGCCGCAGTTACGGTATGTATGAGGAATACATGACCGAAGATGCCGAAGTTGTGATTGTCGCCATGGGAACTCTTGGAAAGGAGATGGAAGTTGCCGCAGATATTCTCAGAAAAGAGGGTATTCGTGTCGGTACAGTTCGTGTCCGCTGGTTCAGGCCTTTCCCTGACTTAAAAGGTGTTCTTTTGGGTAAGGAGGTCGTTGTAATTGACCGTGACTATTCATTCGGATACGGCGGTGTTCTTGCAAACGAAATCCGCTCAAAAACCGGATGCAATCCGTTCAGTGTCATTGCCGGTCTCGGCGGTCAGGAAGTCACATTTGACGACATCGCCGGATTTGTCAGGCACAGAAAGGAAGGCGGAGAAGAGTGGTTCGGGGTGAGCGAGTAA
- a CDS encoding thiamine pyrophosphate-dependent enzyme, which produces MAEIPDEEFILKTTSACAGCSASLTLRYVTKAAGKDTVLVVPACCTSVIQGIYPNTAVDIPVYNVAFASAAAVASGMSEAFRAIGKQTNVICFAGDGGTVDIGIQALSGALERGTDFLYVCYDNEAYSNTGMQRSGATPLGARTTTTPLGKNEYKKDLDAIVAAHNPAYMATACSAYPVDLYNKVKKALSIPGPKFMHVLAPCPPGWRYPAEKTIDMGKLAVQSGMWVLYERESGKLKITGASKAAMKKRIPVEDYLKQQGRFKTATKEDIAVLQEHVEMNIKRLEKEETGIC; this is translated from the coding sequence TTGGCAGAAATTCCGGATGAGGAATTCATACTAAAGACAACATCCGCATGTGCAGGGTGCAGTGCCTCTTTAACCCTCCGCTATGTTACCAAAGCGGCAGGTAAGGATACGGTGCTGGTTGTTCCCGCATGTTGTACAAGTGTGATTCAGGGGATTTATCCTAATACTGCAGTTGACATTCCGGTGTACAACGTTGCATTTGCATCCGCAGCGGCGGTTGCATCAGGTATGAGTGAAGCATTCCGTGCCATTGGTAAACAGACCAATGTCATCTGTTTTGCAGGTGATGGCGGAACAGTCGACATAGGAATTCAGGCGCTTTCGGGTGCTCTTGAACGCGGTACTGACTTTTTGTATGTATGCTATGACAACGAGGCATACTCAAACACAGGCATGCAGAGATCAGGTGCAACACCGCTTGGCGCAAGAACAACGACAACGCCGCTTGGAAAGAATGAATACAAAAAAGATCTTGATGCAATTGTGGCAGCCCATAATCCTGCATATATGGCTACTGCATGCAGTGCATACCCGGTGGATCTCTATAATAAAGTCAAAAAAGCACTTTCAATACCCGGTCCAAAGTTTATGCATGTCCTTGCACCATGTCCTCCCGGATGGCGTTACCCTGCAGAGAAGACTATCGATATGGGAAAACTTGCAGTGCAGTCCGGAATGTGGGTCTTATACGAACGTGAAAGCGGGAAATTAAAAATTACCGGCGCTTCAAAAGCGGCGATGAAGAAGAGAATTCCTGTCGAGGATTATCTAAAACAACAGGGACGTTTCAAAACAGCAACCAAAGAGGACATCGCTGTTTTGCAGGAGCATGTTGAGATGAACATCAAAAGACTTGAGAAGGAGGAGACTGGAATATGCTGA
- a CDS encoding J domain-containing protein, producing the protein MLWDYYKTLGLKITATDEDIKKAYRSLAKAYHPDTSTHPNAAEQFRLITIAYETLSGPDTKSEYDKKLKGSQESYTKSETHKEDKKDEYSLMADYEFTVREKERFLIDGEELVLKNTRHLLIKDTEYIVYNDGLINIGGIHRFKNSGTERYLIDGTEYILENAEHYYQKGEEFILINGIPYKIKSSD; encoded by the coding sequence ATGTTATGGGACTATTATAAAACGCTGGGCCTTAAAATCACAGCCACAGATGAGGATATCAAAAAGGCATACAGGAGTCTTGCAAAGGCATACCACCCTGATACATCCACCCACCCAAACGCTGCCGAACAGTTCAGACTGATTACAATCGCATATGAAACCCTCTCCGGACCTGATACCAAAAGTGAATACGATAAAAAATTAAAAGGAAGTCAGGAGAGTTACACTAAGAGTGAAACTCACAAAGAGGATAAAAAAGACGAATATTCCCTGATGGCAGACTACGAGTTCACGGTCAGGGAAAAAGAGCGTTTTTTAATTGACGGAGAGGAGCTTGTTCTCAAAAATACAAGGCATCTTTTAATCAAAGACACAGAATACATCGTATATAATGACGGTCTCATAAACATAGGGGGCATTCACAGATTTAAAAATTCAGGGACTGAACGCTATTTAATAGACGGCACTGAATACATCCTTGAAAATGCAGAACATTATTATCAGAAAGGAGAGGAATTCATACTGATTAACGGAATTCCCTACAAAATAAAATCCTCTGATTAA
- the truA gene encoding tRNA pseudouridine(38-40) synthase TruA, which translates to MRLAFRIAYFGTGFSGSQQQTGKRTVMDDIIKSLTELNLFSDRQKARIYLSGRTDRGVHARCQVISFTTPYPERAVLAINKKLPGDIRFTGWAEVDENFNPRLAAKKRTYRYYFYGTDYDIEKMRQSAAYFEGRHNFTRFARLDGKSPHREILSCDVFTEDGFTVFEITGVSFLWNMVRCMSHALMLAGRGEIEPVEIRDSLLNTEGHRYPAAPPEGLVLWDVDCGIVFTPIDVHRKSISHQDEILKKYAQLKKTAELW; encoded by the coding sequence ATGAGGCTGGCTTTTAGGATTGCATACTTTGGTACCGGGTTTTCAGGCTCTCAGCAGCAGACCGGTAAAAGAACCGTCATGGACGATATAATAAAATCCCTGACGGAACTGAATCTCTTTTCAGACCGGCAAAAAGCACGGATTTATCTGTCAGGAAGAACTGACAGGGGTGTTCATGCACGCTGTCAGGTAATTTCATTCACAACCCCGTATCCTGAAAGGGCTGTTTTGGCAATAAACAAAAAACTGCCTGGTGATATCCGTTTTACCGGATGGGCAGAGGTAGACGAAAATTTCAATCCGCGTCTGGCAGCAAAAAAAAGGACTTACAGGTATTATTTTTACGGAACAGATTATGATATCGAAAAAATGAGGCAATCTGCGGCTTACTTTGAAGGCCGGCACAATTTTACAAGATTTGCACGTCTTGACGGGAAAAGTCCCCACAGGGAAATTCTCTCATGCGATGTTTTTACTGAAGACGGATTTACTGTTTTTGAAATAACCGGTGTCTCATTTTTGTGGAATATGGTCAGGTGCATGTCACATGCACTTATGCTGGCTGGCAGGGGTGAGATTGAACCTGTGGAAATAAGGGATTCACTTCTGAATACCGAAGGGCACAGGTATCCTGCCGCACCACCTGAGGGCCTTGTGTTGTGGGATGTTGACTGCGGGATTGTGTTTACGCCCATTGATGTTCACAGAAAAAGCATATCCCACCAGGATGAAATTTTAAAGAAATACGCACAGCTTAAGAAAACAGCTGAGTTGTGGTAA
- a CDS encoding PHP domain-containing protein, which produces MLKCDLHIHTSFSRDGESGVEDVLKKAEAAGLDVIAITDHDTTKGAIYALGIDSPVLVIPGIEISTRQGHLLALGITEEIPKGLDFFETVRIAKELGALLILPHPYHQWRHGVGIKLKTAISVVDAVECFNSRYIVGAANKKAGRKAKFYEKPCVAGSDAHNARFVGYGLTLVDADKNVDSVINAIIAGKTEVRGKMTPLRAYTHQSWRNTKRKISGRVHKR; this is translated from the coding sequence ATGTTAAAGTGCGATCTGCATATCCATACCAGTTTCTCACGTGACGGGGAGAGCGGTGTGGAAGATGTACTTAAAAAAGCTGAAGCGGCCGGTCTTGATGTAATAGCAATAACCGACCATGACACAACGAAAGGCGCCATATATGCGCTTGGCATTGACTCACCTGTACTTGTGATACCGGGGATTGAGATTTCCACAAGGCAGGGTCATCTGCTTGCTCTTGGTATCACAGAAGAAATTCCAAAAGGACTTGACTTTTTTGAAACTGTGAGGATAGCAAAAGAGCTTGGAGCATTGCTTATTCTGCCCCATCCTTATCACCAGTGGAGGCATGGTGTTGGAATTAAGCTAAAGACCGCCATTAGTGTTGTTGATGCTGTGGAATGTTTTAACAGTCGTTATATTGTAGGTGCTGCAAACAAAAAAGCCGGCAGAAAAGCAAAATTTTATGAAAAACCGTGTGTTGCAGGGAGTGATGCCCATAATGCAAGATTTGTCGGGTACGGGCTTACTCTGGTTGATGCCGATAAAAATGTTGATTCGGTAATCAATGCAATAATCGCCGGAAAAACCGAAGTCAGGGGGAAGATGACTCCGCTTCGTGCATATACACACCAGTCCTGGCGGAATACCAAGCGAAAAATATCCGGGCGTGTTCATAAGAGATGA
- a CDS encoding dihydropteroate synthase-like protein, with protein MTILLPTGELAYNTVLEAAKGFDVNIVVFGKIAAFLTPNNLEKILLENKNCEMVLVSGMCTADFSNLEDKMHIPIYRGPRHAADLGLVLRSLDEIKLSRHVPADEMLAKKREEEAVFKVLENEKNSSCDFEIKGLKIGGNSRIKVLAEIMDAHKNVDTAFVAARYFESGADIVDLGFGFDATPDDVKRTFESLKEVKGLLAADTQDPELIKAAIPYTDIILSLHDENMGSVAEDIAKHDVAAVIVPHEKTLEENIAMAKEAGIKKIIADPLLQPVGSGLVKSLSDFKNTGCPLFFGAGNVAELIDADSVGINALLAGMAKETGASVIFTSEHSDKTKGSIKEMKTAVCMMALTDDRPYPKDLGIDLFVIKEKRKRREPPLKYETITDAEEMPEDMTYDPLGNLRIGIEDGFIVAIHNGSAVRGKKWEDVFHTILKQNRVSLMDHAAYLGKELYKAELALKFDRSFDQDGDF; from the coding sequence ATGACAATACTTCTCCCGACAGGTGAACTGGCATATAATACGGTTCTGGAGGCTGCAAAAGGTTTTGATGTAAATATTGTTGTTTTTGGAAAAATAGCTGCATTCCTGACACCAAATAATCTGGAAAAAATATTACTGGAAAATAAAAACTGCGAAATGGTTCTGGTTTCGGGAATGTGCACCGCAGATTTTTCAAATCTTGAGGACAAAATGCACATTCCAATATACAGAGGTCCGCGCCATGCAGCAGACCTCGGCCTTGTCTTAAGAAGTCTTGACGAGATCAAACTCTCAAGGCACGTCCCGGCAGATGAGATGCTGGCAAAAAAACGCGAAGAAGAAGCTGTTTTCAAAGTCCTTGAAAATGAAAAAAATTCATCCTGCGATTTTGAGATTAAAGGCCTTAAAATAGGTGGGAATTCGAGGATAAAGGTTCTTGCGGAGATAATGGATGCACACAAAAACGTGGACACTGCATTTGTTGCAGCCCGTTATTTTGAATCGGGTGCGGATATTGTCGATTTGGGATTTGGATTTGATGCAACACCTGATGATGTGAAACGCACATTTGAGTCCCTCAAAGAAGTGAAAGGTCTTCTTGCCGCAGACACACAGGACCCTGAACTGATAAAAGCGGCAATACCGTACACTGACATAATCCTCTCCCTTCACGATGAAAACATGGGCTCTGTTGCAGAGGATATCGCAAAACATGATGTTGCCGCAGTCATCGTGCCTCACGAAAAAACACTCGAAGAAAACATTGCAATGGCAAAAGAGGCGGGGATTAAAAAAATCATCGCCGATCCGCTTTTACAGCCTGTAGGTTCAGGGCTGGTAAAATCCCTGTCTGATTTTAAAAATACGGGCTGCCCCTTATTCTTTGGTGCAGGAAATGTGGCAGAGCTCATCGATGCCGATTCAGTCGGGATAAACGCACTCCTGGCCGGCATGGCAAAGGAAACCGGTGCATCGGTAATTTTTACAAGCGAGCATTCCGACAAGACAAAAGGCAGCATAAAGGAGATGAAGACAGCTGTCTGCATGATGGCACTTACAGATGACAGACCGTACCCAAAAGATCTCGGAATCGATCTTTTTGTAATTAAGGAGAAGAGAAAAAGAAGAGAACCTCCACTGAAATACGAAACGATAACAGATGCCGAAGAGATGCCGGAAGATATGACATATGACCCTCTTGGCAATCTGAGAATCGGAATAGAAGACGGGTTCATAGTTGCCATACATAACGGCTCTGCAGTCAGGGGTAAAAAATGGGAAGATGTTTTCCACACCATACTAAAGCAGAACAGGGTTTCGCTAATGGATCACGCGGCATATCTCGGAAAAGAGTTATACAAGGCAGAACTTGCCCTAAAATTTGACCGAAGCTTTGATCAGGACGGAGATTTTTAA
- a CDS encoding universal stress protein, protein MYKRILVGIDGSEPSIKALKKALSLAKGWNAKLYGLYVINPGIYGASVVDPSMGVVDPSSERIFNMLRDEGWQIIEEAKKIALEEGAGGDFDMKFGDARDEMLDYAEKTSADLIIVGSTGKGMAKRLLLGSVSSAIVSHSKVSVLVVR, encoded by the coding sequence ATGTACAAAAGGATTCTTGTGGGAATAGATGGTTCTGAACCATCAATAAAGGCGCTTAAAAAGGCACTGTCGCTTGCAAAGGGATGGAATGCAAAATTGTACGGTTTGTATGTCATAAACCCGGGGATTTACGGTGCCTCAGTGGTGGATCCTTCCATGGGTGTTGTTGATCCTTCATCTGAGCGTATATTCAACATGTTAAGGGATGAAGGATGGCAGATTATTGAAGAAGCAAAAAAAATTGCTCTTGAAGAAGGTGCCGGTGGTGATTTTGATATGAAATTCGGAGATGCAAGGGATGAAATGCTCGATTATGCCGAAAAAACATCCGCTGATCTTATTATTGTCGGGTCTACGGGGAAGGGAATGGCAAAAAGGCTTCTTTTGGGAAGTGTAAGCTCTGCAATCGTGTCACACAGCAAGGTATCGGTGCTTGTTGTAAGATAG
- a CDS encoding Mov34/MPN/PAD-1 family protein — MPDIKIRKELLETLLELGKSQHPDEFLAILKEDKGVIEELELVPGTISGETSARFDHFMLPLDTKTAGSAHSHPSGAIRPSDADLRFFPKIGKYHIIIGNPYTTDSWRCFRANGDLFSMEVIE, encoded by the coding sequence ATGCCTGATATAAAAATTAGAAAAGAACTGCTTGAAACCCTTCTTGAGCTTGGCAAAAGTCAGCACCCGGATGAATTTCTGGCAATTTTAAAAGAGGATAAAGGTGTGATTGAAGAACTTGAACTTGTTCCGGGGACAATTTCCGGCGAAACAAGTGCACGCTTTGACCACTTCATGCTGCCACTTGACACAAAAACAGCCGGAAGTGCACACTCACATCCGAGCGGTGCAATAAGACCTTCAGATGCAGATTTACGCTTTTTCCCAAAAATAGGCAAATACCATATAATTATCGGAAATCCATATACTACAGATTCCTGGAGATGCTTCAGGGCTAACGGCGACTTGTTCTCAATGGAGGTCATTGAATGA